In Brachyhypopomus gauderio isolate BG-103 chromosome 2, BGAUD_0.2, whole genome shotgun sequence, the DNA window CCTCTTTTTTTTGAAGTGATTGACGTTCTTCCATCCTTGGTCTGTATGTATGATGACAATAACGTCTGCTATGAGTTCAGCTCTTCCCAGATAAAGTTCTTGTATCTTTTTATCAGAAACTCTTGTACTTTTCTGTTGGGTGGCTAGTTCAATGCCTCTGGAATAATGACGTCTAATAATGGCATCTCCTGCATGTGATAATTGCTGTGGGGTGAAGCACAACTCTTCATGGCTCCATGAAACATGCACTGTAATTACTGTGTGACGGAGGGTCACAGTAAGGTTCACACATTTTAAGGTTTGCTAAGGAACCATTGGTAAAGGTAGCCATTTAAAACATGCGACCCCTTCTTTCAAAACATACCTTAGTTGCTTCGTTTACATTTTCTGCCTCTGGTCTATAATACTGAGGTTACACATGTTTGTTCATGTCTGTATGAAATAGAAATATGTGTAGTATACATCCACTTCCATAATCACCTCTTTTATTCCATCACACTTGTGAGTTCATCATCCTTCAAGGCTCTTTATGCAACCGTAAAGACTGACGCAGGAACCGCCTCCCTACAGGTGGAGATCTCAAGCCTCCAGCAGCTTCTGCAGTGTAAGAACGCTGAGATAGAGACCCTTCAGACGCAGCTCCTGGCCAGAGCCCCCGTGTCTGTGGACAGCTCAGAGAGAGGTACACCACCCATACTGCAGGTTTGCTAATGGCTGTATCAGCGCACAATCCCTACTGGTGTATGAATGTGCTTCTTGCTCTCGTAGTAAGAATTATGGTAGTCCATGTAATGTCCTAATCTACCCTATTGATTGTTGTAAATGCCTGATGGATCAGGAGGAAATTTCCAGAATAAATCTTAAAATACTATATTCAACAATAGCAATAGGTGATCTTCCTGCTCAATATGTGGTTCAAATTAAGTATACAAGAGCTGTGATTCCACCAGAGTGTGAATTGGTCTTTGGTGGTATGTGTAACAGCATGTGGTGTCTGCATGGTAAttgttggtgtggtgtgtgcataATAACTGTTGGTGTTTTGTATAGCAGGTGATTGTGGTGTCTGCATGgtaggtgttggtgaggtgtttgTGTAGGAGGTGTTTGTGCTGTCTGCATggtaggtgttggtgtggtgtttgtattgCAGGTGTTTGTGGTGTCTGCGAATGTTTGTGTGTCTAACAGAGGCTCTGTGTCCTCTCCACCCTGCTCTCATCACTAGAGGAGATATACAGGAGAAGGCTCCACAGCAAACGTAAGAAGGCTTGAGAATATTtattcactgtctctctctctcttacacacatacacacaccaggagATTGTTCATCACACATAAATGTGCAAGCGCTGTGTGTAGCTACACAGAAGACTCCTGCTTCCACTGCTGGCCTTTGACTCTTTTTGATGcttgaacatgtgtgtgttttcctgctGGTTTTTGTGCTTAAGCCAACCCATTCCCACTCACACCACTCTGTTCCCGTAAGCTTTTGTAATAACACATCAAAGCGTGCCTGTCACTGTCCGTTCTTACATCACATAATCTGCTTTGTCTCTTTCTAAcctgttacagcagcagagttcCTGGTCTATTATGTGGACCAGGGTGTAGTCTAATACTCTGGCTTAAATTTGCTCTTTAGAGGAATCGGGAGAATTATGCTGGCTTCTTTGTTCTCAGTAGCAGCGTTCTAATACAGTATCTAAATCAATGTGAGTCTCCATATAGTTCTTCCTCTActgcaggggtgctcattacgtcgatcgcgaaggaagtgtcggtcgatcgcgaaggaatgtgcgtagatcgcgtcacataaaatagtagtagatgaatcgcacatctgcactgacggttgtattttgattgacattcacggtagccaatctgcaatccactcaacaaattacgttcgccgccacccccccccaccccccccccccccccccgctcaacaaattacgttcgccgccaccccggtagatctttctgactgggtcatcttataagtagctcgcaagctgaaaactgtgggcacccctgctctactGTCTTATATGTGGGAGCTGTGTCGGTGCTGTAATGAGGTCTGTGTGCAGGCTGCGTCCACTGTGTTTGTAATTAAATCCAGACTGTGTAAAGCACCCAGGACACCCAGGACAGCAAGCACTGCGATCCACGTGCAGCTGGCACACAGCTCCCGTAAAGATGCACATTTGCTCTTTCTCGACAGATCAAGAGTTGCAAAAGTTAAAAGCAGGCATGGAACTACTAATTGCAGCCAATGATGAAAAGGTAAAAATGTCTGGCTTTGGCATTCAAACACGATAAGTGTATTTGGGATAAGCACAGTAAAGCATAGGCCAACGGTAACTAGCGTAATTCTTCATGAAAAGAATATATGTGGAAATGCCCAGAACAACGAATGGTGTGCTGTAGCCACCGGGGCACTGTTCTCTGCTCTCTCACTAGCTTGTGATGGGGCAAGGGTGAGGGGACCCATCTTCCCAGCAGAGCCTTGAGCTCTGTAGTCTGGGAACTGCACTGGGTGTTGGCAGGATCTTGACCAGAACTCTTCCCCTCAGCTGGGTCCTCTGAACCCACTTATAGGTGCAAGGCCCTGCCAAACATCAGAGAGACGTGGCAGGCTTCACCCCAGGGCACCACTTCAAAACCTGCCCAGGCCTCTGAACTCTCTGCCAGATTGTAGTTGTGTAATCTAGCCCACATGTCATCCAGCTTCACTCCCATGTGTGTAATATACGATCAGACTGAGGAAGGCTGCTTCTGCAATCTATGCCTCTACAGATTACCAGTTTGATGATTGAACTTTTAATCAAAGCCGTAATTTGACAGATTACATAATGTCCATAAAATATCAAGGCACTTCACATCAGTTTTCGATTGTGCTCTAAGAAGCACAGTCCTTTCTTCTCTCTTGAACTTTTGATTAGTTCAAATGTAGTTAGTAGTTATTTGTTACTGTAATACAGTAAAACTGTGTATACCATATATGCTCTATGTTCCTGTTGAAGATTGATTGCTTATATTGCAAGTACAGTTCTTTTATGCATTGTTCCTGTTATTATATACTCCGTATATGAATTGCAGTGTAATTGGTTTGTTGGGTTTGTGCAGGATCGGCGTATAGAGGAACTCTCCCTCCTCCTGAGCCAGTGCCGGCAGTTTAGAGACGGCACGACTCTGTCACAGCGTAAGTCTGCATATCTGATTTCCATACTTGCCTTGTATTGCATTTAGGAACTTGTAACTTTAAATTAAACAATAGCTTCTGAGTACAGTTGTTTATATAGCAGTATCGGTTGTTTACCCAAGTCTTGTCTTGATTCTACCTTGTGCTGGAGAAGATGCCTGATTGGCCTGTGTGTTTTTACCCATAAGCACCAGCGCTCACAACAGCACAAATCAGCAGTGAGGAGGATGAGAAGAATGGCGGAGTGAGGACGAAGGACCTGGCAGTCACAGCTCACTCTGAGGTATGTAACTGCGTTTACAGGTGTGGGCGCTCATGTCAGGTGCTCTGTGTAATCCACACTGCTTCATTTGTCTTTCTTTCAGCTGACATCCAGCGTTTCCTCTCCCCTTCTTGCATCCACAATGTCCACTCATAAAGAGACGGAGCTCAGGTACCTCAGGTCTCCTCCACCGCCTGAATGGGCTGCGTCCTGAATGGTTTGGGCCAGGGCTTGTGCTCCGAGACTACATCCTGCATTATTTTACATGCCTTGGAGACTCGTGTGGAAGAGGCGAGTTTCTGCGAGTGGCCTGCTAGTCTCAGTGTGAATGATTGTGCATTATTTTCTCAGGTCACAACCCAGACATCTGTCCTCCAGCATGGAGGATTTGAAAGGTGGAGTGGCACAAAAGGTTTGTCATCTTAGATGCCCAGTTTTGAACTAGCTACAAACACTACTCAATGCAAAAGGTGCTCAGGACaaatgtgtacacacatacatacacacacgctttTGTCCTGCCTTCTGAAGAATTTTCAGAAAAGTGCCATAGCAGCTCAAGAGCATGACCTGCTATGCTAAAAGTCAGTTAGGTAGCATCTTAGGACAGTGGGACAACAAGGTGCTAAGATTTCAGATGGACGATAAATGTACTGAATTCTCTTCATTCATTATATTAAATGTCAATAGAGGCAGTGATAGGTAGTGTACGATCACTGTTATTTCTCTTGTCATGGTTAATGTTTTGGTCTCATGTCATGCTTTGCAGTAGCTGTGATGTCCATTGCGTCTGTTCTCTGATCTAGTTTCTGGTGTTTTGCCctctgtccataggctgtaagtGGGACTCCTCTTCAGTCTGTTTGTTCAGAAAAGGTATTATACATCACATTCATTTTAAAATTTGTttttacacatccacacatgctCGGCTCAGCAAATACTGGCACAAAAAGCTCTTAAATGTGTCAATTTGTGATTGTATTTACCAGACTGCGCATTCTGACTTCAGACCTCAGATGGGTGTTATCACTCAAACAGAGGGTACAATGAGTGACACCCTTGGGCCCAAGGCACCAGAAAGCAACGAGAACAGTGACCTCAACCTGCGTACGAATTTCATCATGCTTGTGTCCTGGAATGCACTGCACATTAACCATCGTGTTTATCCTATGCTTCCTGAATAAGGCACACTTAAACCACACAAACCATGTGACTCTTGCGGCTTGTACCTGATCTTCCTTTGGCTCAACGCTTAATGTGCTGGTCTGCCTCAGTGATGCTGTAGCTAACCGTTGGCCTCAGTGATGCTGTAGCTAACCGTTGGCCTCAGTGATGCTGTAGCTAACCGTTGGCCTCAGTGTTGCTGTAGCTAACCGTTGGCCTCAGTGATGCTGTAGCTAACCGTTGGCCTCAGTGATGCTGTAGCTAACCGTTGGCCTCAGTGATGCTGTAGCTAACCGTTGGCCTCAGTGATGCTGTAGCTAACCGTTGGCCTCAGTGATGCTGTAGCTAACCGTTGGCCTCAGTGATGCTGTAGCTAACCGTTGGCCTCAGTGATGCTGTAGCTAACGTTGGCCTCAGTGATGCTGTAGCTAACCATTGGCCTCAGTGATGCTGTAGCTAACGTTGGCCTCAGTGAGGCTGTAGCTAACTTTGACCTTAACAGCCTGTGTgttttctctccctttcctcTTCGTCTGGCCTTGCTCAACTCTCCACTATGGCTTGAAGTTCGCTGTAGGAGTGCCAGCGCTCCTGTTTTAGGTAGCTACCGCTGGCGTCTCCTAGACATCTTTAGAGGGGTATTTCAGGCCTCTTCTGTCCTCCACCCATTCACCAAATGACAACCACCTGTGCTTCTGCATGCACTTTCATGCTCTCCTTTCATCAAGTAGCTTAGTGGGGTGACCACACCAATGTTAGGActctctctgactgtctctctATGATATTTGATATTGTAAAAGAGGCCACATAGTTTCAGTTAAGCGTTTTATCCTCTTACTAATGTGAAATATTGAAAGGATTTACTGAATTTATTTAATTGTGCTAAACATAGCTGTAAATGATCCTTTAAAACAGTGGCTAGCTGCACCGATAACATCGCACTATTTGACTTGTGAAATCTTTCCAGCTGGCTTGGAATGGCAGATTGTTTTGGCATCTCTCTTGACTTCTTTGTGGTCATCATAAGTGTTACTGTGATAACACTTGGGAGCATGAATGTGTTTTCCTTTATTTTTCTCACAGGAAAGACAGAAAGACTGCAGGACACAAGCACTTCTGATTCTTCTCCAGTACTGTCCAGAGGGGATTCTGACCAGCAGTCCCCTGTTCCACAGGAAGCCGTGAGAAGCAACAAAAGCATACGCAGACTATGGGGAAGGTGAGTCTGTCTGCGTGGCTGAACCGCTGCGGCTGGATATCTGCTGTCTGAATCAGCAGGGAGACTTTTAACACGGTTTCTCCATTTAGGATCAGGAGGACACAGTCGGGTGGGTTGCAGGGAGACGATCTAGAACCCACTGAATTCAGGAGGGGTGGCTTCAGAGCCACAGCTGGGCCCAGACTGGCCCGGACACCTGATTCTGCTCGTGCAGCCCGGTAAGGGTCCACATTGGCCATGGACCCTCTCCCGTTTGTCTTTGCCTGACAAATAGCTGTATGGCCGGAGCATTACAGGCTGtatttcctccctctccccacagAGACATGACGGTGCCCTTTTCTAAGTGGACCACAGAGCAGGTGTGCGGCTGGCTGGAGGATTATGGACTGGGTCAATATGTTAACCTGACCCGCCAGTGGGTGGCCAGTGGTCAGACGCTCCTTTTGGCCACACCGCAGGAGTTTGAGAAGGTACGAAGTTAGATCTCTTTAAGTGGACTTAATACTGTAGACAAAATATTTTGTCCACATTGATGTTTTTGTTTGCTGGAGCAGGAGATGGGCATCAAACACCCCCTCCACAGAAAGAAACTGCAGCTGGCCCTCAGGTCCTTCACCAGCAAGACGATGGAGAAATCATCCGAGCTCGATCACATCTGGGTTACACGTACGTAAGCTTTTAATATAGCCATGTGGTTGCATGTGAATTGTAggtacaaaaacacaaaactgaTGTACATTATCAGACCTGTACTAAGGTCATGTACTATTTAAGATCATGTTCTTTGCTCGTTGATTATGGCCAGGACATGTTCTGAGGTTTGCTATAAACTGGATTATTTACATAGAGTCTACTGAGTGAATACCATTGGCTTTATTGTCTTcacatatttattattttagtgGAGCCTTTCAAATGTTCCTGGTTTGTGGATATAGGGTGGTTGGATGACATCGGCTTACCTCAGTACAAGGACCAGTTCCACGAGAGCAGGGTTGATGGCAGAATGCTTCAGTATCTGACCGTGGTAAGGCCAAACTGCCTTTATTTTTTCAGCCACTGATGGTAATTAAAGTTAAGATAGCCCAGAAATGCTTTAGCACAGGTGCTAGATTTTGTACCTTCAGTCTTCacttcatctcctcctcctctcagaaTGACCTCCTGTTCCTGAAAGTCACTAGTCAACTCCATCACCTCAGTGTCAAGTGTGCCATCCACGTTCTCCATGTGAACAAGTTCAACCCCTACTGCCTCAGGCGCAGGCCAGGGGACGAGGTGAGTTGGAGGACTGGGGTTGGGAAATATCATTCACTGAATCAGACACAGTCTTCGGTATATGAGctcattttaaaactaaatgaAG includes these proteins:
- the ppfibp2a gene encoding liprin-beta-2 isoform X9; amino-acid sequence: MASDASHMLEAALEQMDGIIAGSRIVGPEGPAGLAAGVLVERRPSARVLRLAEELRGSLDAQACVEDREALRRQVPTATTHTLLMWLDQGLVNLRRLESSESGESYQERLSRLEGDKESLVLQVSVLTDQVEAQGEKIRDLENSLEEHQHKLNSTEEMLQQELLSRTALETQKLDLMDEVSFLKLKLVGMEERQNHATERQQNAEGLLQELRLLKNKVNVLEDEKSQCERKLKATKVEISSLQQLLQCKNAEIETLQTQLLARAPVSVDSSEREEIYRRRLHSKHQELQKLKAGMELLIAANDEKDRRIEELSLLLSQCRQFRDGTTLSQPPALTTAQISSEEDEKNGGVRTKDLAVTAHSELTSSVSSPLLASTMSTHKETELRSQPRHLSSSMEDLKGGVAQKAVSGTPLQSVCSEKTAHSDFRPQMGVITQTEGTMSDTLGPKAPESNENSDLNLLRCRSASAPVLGKTERLQDTSTSDSSPVLSRGDSDQQSPVPQEAVRSNKSIRRLWGRIRRTQSGGLQGDDLEPTEFRRGGFRATAGPRLARTPDSARAARDMTVPFSKWTTEQVCGWLEDYGLGQYVNLTRQWVASGQTLLLATPQEFEKEMGIKHPLHRKKLQLALRSFTSKTMEKSSELDHIWVTRWLDDIGLPQYKDQFHESRVDGRMLQYLTVNDLLFLKVTSQLHHLSVKCAIHVLHVNKFNPYCLRRRPGDENKTSPSEVVQWSNHRVMEWLRSVDLAEYAPNLRGSGVHGGLIILEPRFSSETLAMLLNIPPQKTLLRRHLATNFNNLVGTQAQQEKREYANASGHTPLTATAKVRPKKLGFTNFSHLRKRRPDDSADYICPVEADASPVLNGNPHHTQAGFRDLSPITDIVRVDQVGPKS
- the ppfibp2a gene encoding liprin-beta-2 isoform X10 gives rise to the protein MASDASHMLEAALEQMDGIIAGSRIVGPEGPAGLAAGVLVERRPSARVLRLAEELRGSLDAQACVEDREALRRQVPTATTHTLLMWLDQGLVNLRRLESSESGESYQERLSRLEGDKESLVLQVSVLTDQVEAQGEKIRDLENSLEEHQHKLNSTEEMLQQELLSRTALETQKLDLMDEVSFLKLKLVGMEERQNHATERQQNAEGLLQELRLLKNKVNVLEDEKSQCERKLKATKVEISSLQQLLQCKNAEIETLQTQLLARAPVSVDSSERDQELQKLKAGMELLIAANDEKDRRIEELSLLLSQCRQFRDGTTLSQPPALTTAQISSEEDEKNGGVRTKDLAVTAHSELTSSVSSPLLASTMSTHKETELRSQPRHLSSSMEDLKGGVAQKAVSGTPLQSVCSEKTAHSDFRPQMGVITQTEGTMSDTLGPKAPESNENSDLNLLRCRSASAPVLGKTERLQDTSTSDSSPVLSRGDSDQQSPVPQEAVRSNKSIRRLWGRIRRTQSGGLQGDDLEPTEFRRGGFRATAGPRLARTPDSARAARDMTVPFSKWTTEQVCGWLEDYGLGQYVNLTRQWVASGQTLLLATPQEFEKEMGIKHPLHRKKLQLALRSFTSKTMEKSSELDHIWVTRWLDDIGLPQYKDQFHESRVDGRMLQYLTVNDLLFLKVTSQLHHLSVKCAIHVLHVNKFNPYCLRRRPGDENKTSPSEVVQWSNHRVMEWLRSVDLAEYAPNLRGSGVHGGLIILEPRFSSETLAMLLNIPPQKTLLRRHLATNFNNLVGTQAQQEKREYANASGHTPLTATAKVRPKKLGFTNFSHLRKRRPDDSADYICPVEADASPVLNGNPHHTQAGFRDLSPITDIVRVDQVGPKS
- the ppfibp2a gene encoding liprin-beta-2 isoform X7, which translates into the protein MASDASHMLEAALEQMDGIIAGSRIVGPEGPAGLAAGVLVERRPSARVLRLAEELRGSLDAQACVEDREALRRQVPTATTHTLLMWLDQGLVNLRRLESSESGESYQERLSRLEGDKESLVLQVSVLTDQVEAQGEKIRDLENSLEEHQHKLNSTEEMLQQELLSRTALETQKLDLMDEVSFLKLKLVGMEERQNHATERQQNAEGLLQELRLLKNKVNVLEDEKSQCERKLKATKLSVSCSLHVCYQSLVTQLSSLRLSVEHLQVEKQQWEERSRRLQVEISSLQQLLQCKNAEIETLQTQLLARAPVSVDSSEREEIYRRRLHSKHQELQKLKAGMELLIAANDEKDRRIEELSLLLSQCRQFRDGTTLSQPPALTTAQISSEEDEKNGGVRTKDLAVTAHSELTSSVSSPLLASTMSTHKETELRSQPRHLSSSMEDLKGGVAQKAVSGTPLQSVCSEKTAHSDFRPQMGVITQTEGTMSDTLGPKAPESNENSDLNLLRCRSASAPVLGKTERLQDTSTSDSSPVLSRGDSDQQSPVPQEAVRSNKSIRRLWGRIRRTQSGGLQGDDLEPTEFRRGGFRATAGPRLARTPDSARAARDMTVPFSKWTTEQVCGWLEDYGLGQYVNLTRQWVASGQTLLLATPQEFEKEMGIKHPLHRKKLQLALRSFTSKTMEKSSELDHIWVTRWLDDIGLPQYKDQFHESRVDGRMLQYLTVNDLLFLKVTSQLHHLSVKCAIHVLHVNKFNPYCLRRRPGDENKTSPSEVVQWSNHRVMEWLRSVDLAEYAPNLRGSGVHGGLIILEPRFSSETLAMLLNIPPQKTLLRRHLATNFNNLVGTQAQQEKREYANASGHTPLTATAKVRPKKLGFTNFSHLRKRRPDDSADYICPVEADASPVLNGNPHHTQAGFRDLSPITDIVRVDQVGPKS
- the ppfibp2a gene encoding liprin-beta-2 isoform X6, translating into MECDIDFYKHFAWLNKVNLRRLESSESGESYQERLSRLEGDKESLVLQVSVLTDQVEAQGEKIRDLENSLEEHQHKLNSTEEMLQQELLSRTALETQKLDLMDEVSFLKLKLVGMEERQNHATERQQNAEHVVNLISELQEEMCRIQQELSCKIREKRDAEAQELDPDEGAGASPPEALPGGAVEAEDGPVLEPGSGGLDAEEICCCGKESGLLQELRLLKNKVNVLEDEKSQCERKLKATKLSVSCSLHVCYQSLVTQLSSLRLSVEHLQVEKQQWEERSRRLQVEISSLQQLLQCKNAEIETLQTQLLARAPVSVDSSEREEIYRRRLHSKHQELQKLKAGMELLIAANDEKDRRIEELSLLLSQCRQFRDGTTLSQPPALTTAQISSEEDEKNGGVRTKDLAVTAHSELTSSVSSPLLASTMSTHKETELRSQPRHLSSSMEDLKGGVAQKAVSGTPLQSVCSEKTAHSDFRPQMGVITQTEGTMSDTLGPKAPESNENSDLNLLRCRSASAPVLGKTERLQDTSTSDSSPVLSRGDSDQQSPVPQEAVRSNKSIRRLWGRIRRTQSGGLQGDDLEPTEFRRGGFRATAGPRLARTPDSARAARDMTVPFSKWTTEQVCGWLEDYGLGQYVNLTRQWVASGQTLLLATPQEFEKEMGIKHPLHRKKLQLALRSFTSKTMEKSSELDHIWVTRWLDDIGLPQYKDQFHESRVDGRMLQYLTVNDLLFLKVTSQLHHLSVKCAIHVLHVNKFNPYCLRRRPGDENKTSPSEVVQWSNHRVMEWLRSVDLAEYAPNLRGSGVHGGLIILEPRFSSETLAMLLNIPPQKTLLRRHLATNFNNLVGTQAQQEKREYANASGHTPLTATAKVRPKKLGFTNFSHLRKRRPDDSADYICPVEADASPVLNGNPHHTQAGFRDLSPITDIVRVDQVGPKS
- the ppfibp2a gene encoding liprin-beta-2 isoform X8, with product MVNLRRLESSESGESYQERLSRLEGDKESLVLQVSVLTDQVEAQGEKIRDLENSLEEHQHKLNSTEEMLQQELLSRTALETQKLDLMDEVSFLKLKLVGMEERQNHATERQQNAEHVVNLISELQEEMCRIQQELSCKIREKRDAEAQELDPDEGAGASPPEALPGGAVEAEDGPVLEPGSGGLDAEEICCCGKESGLLQELRLLKNKVNVLEDEKSQCERKLKATKLSVSCSLHVCYQSLVTQLSSLRLSVEHLQVEKQQWEERSRRLQVEISSLQQLLQCKNAEIETLQTQLLARAPVSVDSSEREEIYRRRLHSKHQELQKLKAGMELLIAANDEKDRRIEELSLLLSQCRQFRDGTTLSQPPALTTAQISSEEDEKNGGVRTKDLAVTAHSELTSSVSSPLLASTMSTHKETELRSQPRHLSSSMEDLKGGVAQKAVSGTPLQSVCSEKTAHSDFRPQMGVITQTEGTMSDTLGPKAPESNENSDLNLLRCRSASAPVLGKTERLQDTSTSDSSPVLSRGDSDQQSPVPQEAVRSNKSIRRLWGRIRRTQSGGLQGDDLEPTEFRRGGFRATAGPRLARTPDSARAARDMTVPFSKWTTEQVCGWLEDYGLGQYVNLTRQWVASGQTLLLATPQEFEKEMGIKHPLHRKKLQLALRSFTSKTMEKSSELDHIWVTRWLDDIGLPQYKDQFHESRVDGRMLQYLTVNDLLFLKVTSQLHHLSVKCAIHVLHVNKFNPYCLRRRPGDENKTSPSEVVQWSNHRVMEWLRSVDLAEYAPNLRGSGVHGGLIILEPRFSSETLAMLLNIPPQKTLLRRHLATNFNNLVGTQAQQEKREYANASGHTPLTATAKVRPKKLGFTNFSHLRKRRPDDSADYICPVEADASPVLNGNPHHTQAGFRDLSPITDIVRVDQVGPKS
- the ppfibp2a gene encoding liprin-beta-2 isoform X12, coding for MECDIDFYKHFAWLNKVNLRRLESSESGESYQERLSRLEGDKESLVLQVSVLTDQVEAQGEKIRDLENSLEEHQHKLNSTEEMLQQELLSRTALETQKLDLMDEVSFLKLKLVGMEERQNHATERQQNAEHVVNLISELQEEMCRIQQELSCKIREKRDAEAQELDPDEGAGASPPEALPGGAVEAEDGPVLEPGSGGLDAEEICCCGKESGLLQELRLLKNKVNVLEDEKSQCERKLKATKVEISSLQQLLQCKNAEIETLQTQLLARAPVSVDSSERDQELQKLKAGMELLIAANDEKDRRIEELSLLLSQCRQFRDGTTLSQPPALTTAQISSEEDEKNGGVRTKDLAVTAHSELTSSVSSPLLASTMSTHKETELRSQPRHLSSSMEDLKGGVAQKAVSGTPLQSVCSEKTAHSDFRPQMGVITQTEGTMSDTLGPKAPESNENSDLNLLRCRSASAPVLGKTERLQDTSTSDSSPVLSRGDSDQQSPVPQEAVRSNKSIRRLWGRIRRTQSGGLQGDDLEPTEFRRGGFRATAGPRLARTPDSARAARDMTVPFSKWTTEQVCGWLEDYGLGQYVNLTRQWVASGQTLLLATPQEFEKEMGIKHPLHRKKLQLALRSFTSKTMEKSSELDHIWVTRWLDDIGLPQYKDQFHESRVDGRMLQYLTVNDLLFLKVTSQLHHLSVKCAIHVLHVNKFNPYCLRRRPGDENKTSPSEVVQWSNHRVMEWLRSVDLAEYAPNLRGSGVHGGLIILEPRFSSETLAMLLNIPPQKTLLRRHLATNFNNLVGTQAQQEKREYANASGHTPLTATAKVRPKKLGFTNFSHLRKRRPDDSADYICPVEADASPVLNGNPHHTQAGFRDLSPITDIVRVDQVGPKS
- the ppfibp2a gene encoding liprin-beta-2 isoform X11 → MECDIDFYKHFAWLNKVNLRRLESSESGESYQERLSRLEGDKESLVLQVSVLTDQVEAQGEKIRDLENSLEEHQHKLNSTEEMLQQELLSRTALETQKLDLMDEVSFLKLKLVGMEERQNHATERQQNAEGLLQELRLLKNKVNVLEDEKSQCERKLKATKVEISSLQQLLQCKNAEIETLQTQLLARAPVSVDSSERDQELQKLKAGMELLIAANDEKDRRIEELSLLLSQCRQFRDGTTLSQPPALTTAQISSEEDEKNGGVRTKDLAVTAHSELTSSVSSPLLASTMSTHKETELRSQPRHLSSSMEDLKGGVAQKAVSGTPLQSVCSEKTAHSDFRPQMGVITQTEGTMSDTLGPKAPESNENSDLNLLRCRSASAPVLGKTERLQDTSTSDSSPVLSRGDSDQQSPVPQEAVRSNKSIRRLWGRIRRTQSGGLQGDDLEPTEFRRGGFRATAGPRLARTPDSARAARDMTVPFSKWTTEQVCGWLEDYGLGQYVNLTRQWVASGQTLLLATPQEFEKEMGIKHPLHRKKLQLALRSFTSKTMEKSSELDHIWVTRWLDDIGLPQYKDQFHESRVDGRMLQYLTVNDLLFLKVTSQLHHLSVKCAIHVLHVNKFNPYCLRRRPGDENKTSPSEVVQWSNHRVMEWLRSVDLAEYAPNLRGSGVHGGLIILEPRFSSETLAMLLNIPPQKTLLRRHLATNFNNLVGTQAQQEKREYANASGHTPLTATAKVRPKKLGFTNFSHLRKRRPDDSADYICPVEADASPVLNGNPHHTQAGFRDLSPITDIVRVDQVGPKS